The Streptomyces sp. RKAG293 genome includes a region encoding these proteins:
- a CDS encoding DUF397 domain-containing protein, whose protein sequence is MNVDLTRAEWRKARASQANGECVEVAFIDDVVAMRDSKDTTGPVLVFTAREWAAFKGGVQAGEFDN, encoded by the coding sequence ATGAACGTTGACCTCACCCGCGCCGAGTGGCGCAAGGCCCGCGCAAGCCAGGCAAACGGGGAGTGCGTCGAGGTGGCCTTTATCGACGACGTAGTGGCTATGCGGGACAGCAAGGATACAACCGGGCCGGTACTCGTCTTCACCGCGCGCGAGTGGGCCGCCTTCAAGGGCGGCGTGCAAGCGGGAGAGTTCGACAACTGA
- a CDS encoding helix-turn-helix transcriptional regulator, which yields MQLHVRLLQRRIVTTLVGMTTTSPVVRRRRLGLELRALREAAGLNGDEAAKRLRWSNSKLSRIELGRTRVVAADVAQLVDLYGVKDQARKDELAVLVREANRKGWWQLYSDVPYSTYIGLEAEATTLLTYQHVIPGLFQTEEYAEAINRDPVAGVTDDGLDQQLEVRMQRQGILSKRPNPVEVRAVLDEAALRRVVGGQEVMRAQLLKLLELGTLPNVIIQVIPFSAGAHPGTRVGPFVILQYTHPADPDVIYIESDSDPYPDREGTAQRYGLIFDNLRSSAMSVAGTKAMIQKLVDEQ from the coding sequence ATGCAATTGCATGTGCGCTTGCTACAGCGACGGATTGTGACGACACTGGTCGGTATGACGACAACCAGCCCAGTGGTACGCCGCAGGCGTCTTGGCCTGGAGCTTCGTGCGCTTCGCGAGGCCGCTGGACTCAACGGGGACGAGGCCGCCAAGCGGCTCCGTTGGTCGAACTCGAAGCTCTCGCGCATCGAGCTGGGACGTACTCGGGTGGTGGCGGCAGACGTCGCACAACTGGTCGATCTGTACGGCGTAAAGGACCAGGCGCGCAAAGACGAGCTGGCCGTACTGGTGCGCGAAGCCAACCGCAAAGGGTGGTGGCAGCTCTACAGCGACGTTCCCTACTCCACGTACATCGGGCTGGAAGCTGAAGCCACGACGCTACTGACCTACCAGCACGTCATCCCCGGCCTCTTTCAAACCGAGGAGTACGCGGAAGCGATCAACCGCGACCCGGTTGCCGGGGTGACAGACGACGGCCTCGATCAACAGCTCGAAGTGCGGATGCAGCGGCAAGGCATCCTCTCCAAGCGGCCCAACCCCGTTGAGGTTCGGGCCGTGTTGGACGAGGCGGCTTTGCGTCGCGTTGTCGGCGGCCAAGAAGTGATGCGGGCTCAGTTGCTCAAGCTGTTGGAGCTGGGCACCCTTCCCAACGTCATCATCCAAGTGATCCCGTTCTCGGCCGGAGCGCACCCGGGTACGAGGGTAGGGCCGTTCGTCATCCTCCAGTACACCCACCCCGCTGACCCCGATGTGATCTACATCGAGAGCGACAGCGACCCTTACCCTGACCGCGAGGGCACCGCCCAGCGGTACGGCCTCATCTTCGACAACCTCCGGTCGAGTGCCATGAGTGTTGCCGGAACCAAAGCCATGATTCAGAAGCTGGTGGACGAGCAGTGA
- a CDS encoding ATP-binding protein — protein MPNHPSPQHSRLELACEDTAARWARAHARDVLGKWAIPEEAANDALLVISELVTNAVRHTKKPDAPPPWATARSSESCVITLWYTPGYLLIYVYDGDRTPPVRRQPSPTLAGGRGLLLVEALSAEWGYTYPTPTSGKSVYAKLLLPGHPMPSDVVASSAELPLPPPRNGGGAYPQNDPLTTSRVRQGRAHG, from the coding sequence GTGCCGAACCACCCTTCACCGCAGCACAGCCGCTTAGAGCTGGCCTGCGAGGACACGGCGGCGCGTTGGGCGCGCGCACATGCGCGGGATGTACTGGGGAAGTGGGCCATCCCAGAGGAAGCCGCCAACGACGCCTTACTCGTAATCTCCGAGCTGGTCACAAACGCCGTCCGGCACACCAAGAAGCCGGACGCTCCGCCACCCTGGGCGACGGCCAGGTCGTCGGAGAGCTGCGTAATAACTCTCTGGTACACGCCCGGGTACTTGCTCATCTATGTGTACGACGGGGACCGCACACCGCCGGTACGCCGCCAGCCTTCCCCCACCCTGGCGGGCGGGCGTGGCCTGCTTCTCGTAGAAGCCCTAAGCGCCGAGTGGGGCTACACCTACCCGACGCCCACATCGGGAAAGAGCGTCTACGCCAAGCTCCTGCTCCCCGGCCACCCAATGCCGTCTGACGTAGTAGCAAGCAGCGCCGAACTCCCGCTACCGCCGCCACGTAACGGCGGCGGGGCCTACCCGCAGAACGATCCCCTCACTACGAGCCGAGTCCGGCAGGGGCGGGCACATGGATAA
- a CDS encoding ParA family protein, producing the protein MAVARKIVVAIRKGGSGKTTTAVNLAGALMLLGKRVLLVDLDSQGNATRAMGVDREAITLTVRDILAGRAINVKDAVVSKAWNQYAQDQSLDVLPSHEKLGNTEMGMAVQTALAQLGMGDDPVDAMQSIAGLLKIFETSYDYIVIDTAPNPGPLTLAALSAGDDMLIPYELGAFNDDGLVHAFKTFREVQLNSNPNLTIHGILFTKTDNTLFSKEEVDSMDQYSGHIYPFRVPRRTLYNWANNNGVPAVVARPSDEATQPYMQLAETFING; encoded by the coding sequence ATGGCAGTGGCAAGAAAGATAGTAGTGGCCATCCGCAAGGGGGGCTCCGGTAAGACCACGACAGCAGTGAACTTAGCTGGCGCCTTGATGCTTCTCGGCAAGCGAGTTCTACTGGTCGATCTGGATTCACAGGGGAATGCTACTCGCGCCATGGGCGTCGACCGCGAGGCTATAACCCTTACCGTAAGAGACATCCTCGCTGGGCGAGCAATTAACGTTAAGGATGCCGTCGTATCGAAAGCATGGAACCAGTATGCCCAAGATCAGTCCCTAGACGTGTTGCCATCCCACGAGAAGCTAGGTAATACAGAAATGGGTATGGCCGTTCAGACGGCGCTAGCTCAGCTCGGCATGGGCGATGACCCAGTAGACGCCATGCAGAGCATTGCCGGTCTTCTAAAGATATTTGAGACGTCTTATGACTACATCGTCATTGATACGGCCCCTAACCCAGGCCCGTTAACACTCGCGGCGTTATCGGCTGGCGACGATATGCTCATCCCCTACGAGTTGGGTGCGTTTAACGACGACGGATTAGTCCACGCGTTCAAGACTTTCCGGGAGGTTCAGCTGAACTCTAACCCTAACCTCACAATCCACGGCATCCTGTTCACGAAGACCGACAATACGCTCTTCTCGAAAGAGGAGGTGGACAGCATGGACCAGTATTCGGGCCATATCTACCCGTTCCGAGTGCCACGCAGAACACTCTACAACTGGGCCAACAATAACGGCGTGCCTGCGGTCGTTGCTCGGCCCTCAGATGAGGCCACGCAACCATACATGCAGCTTGCGGAGACATTCATCAATGGGTAG
- a CDS encoding replication-relaxation family protein, translating to MPGVRWVGGFEGGSGGYVYIPPTSAARSRRMHTHDIVELRVQLAMAEHDGLCGPVRFHPEEQSALTVGMTPLRPDARVQIQLGDNLRDCFIEVDEGSEWGQKIPAKLRAYTAAHQQWTGGRFPAVVFVVPDSTRARYIQRKINDHGGADLFRLTQLDDAAQFLTT from the coding sequence ATGCCGGGCGTACGTTGGGTTGGCGGCTTTGAAGGTGGCAGCGGCGGTTACGTCTACATCCCGCCGACGAGCGCGGCCCGTTCCCGCCGGATGCACACGCACGACATCGTTGAACTTCGGGTGCAACTTGCCATGGCTGAGCATGACGGACTGTGCGGGCCCGTGAGATTCCACCCAGAAGAGCAATCCGCTTTGACGGTTGGCATGACGCCCCTTCGGCCAGACGCCCGGGTGCAAATTCAGCTCGGCGACAACTTGCGGGACTGCTTCATCGAAGTGGACGAGGGTAGCGAGTGGGGCCAGAAGATTCCCGCAAAGCTCAGGGCGTACACCGCCGCGCACCAGCAATGGACTGGGGGGAGGTTCCCCGCTGTTGTGTTCGTCGTGCCCGACAGCACGCGGGCGCGCTACATCCAGCGAAAGATTAACGACCACGGCGGCGCGGACTTGTTTCGCCTTACTCAACTCGACGACGCCGCACAGTTTCTCACCACCTAG
- a CDS encoding type IV secretion system DNA-binding domain-containing protein, translating into MILVWFDIAVTFSGLLIGGLFVTRNWGQHQLDTGHATYHLTFPRELKHDDAALLFTSLRGLYRPVRRVGEPFGRNTIAFEVLATHTGIHYLISFPPNVADIVRGHLSGVIPGIRVEEVAQQPRRWNYAIELARRDVIVEDEHGAFKEIHPDPRLVPVLLRSMTDLHENEAVIVQFVMTPIGNVIDPKQDSAFWVVGRLAASGNDIRAKALIKRTLSAYSGLQVFQARKLRTEWTTRVNNRSAPTIRWPGQLKAHALAVVCALPIGTPQVPGLALGQSRRLAAGRDMPRDGIRVGVSNYPGDTRDLTMSVDALTRHMHVLGATATGKTTVLENLFLQTVQSGSGGVFIDPHGDAANNIVDRIPHHRLNDVVWFNPADSSRSISLNVFAGDPYIVMDQILAVFDKLYDIHRLPQTADVLRSSVLTLAQAGMTLMDIPALLGVDAASNTFRHRLTKDLDDPALKNFWQWYNGQSPNRQLDVTAPVLRRLRAFEVRPNLRACLGQAGRGLDLEAIIRQRKILIVSLSKGQLGDETSRLFGALLVAKVLQAAQGRSAIPVHERSPFAVFIDEFQNYVSTPTNFADVLAESRKYGVGFVLAHQYMSQLSPNIRDSIMPNTRSKIVFPCSAADALVIARELACELTAADFQTLEKFEVVVKLDGGVAATARTFPPTPSLGTRQTAIEKSNSRYGRSIDEVLGDQRKRQGQTATTAAPEVAW; encoded by the coding sequence GTGATTCTAGTTTGGTTCGACATCGCTGTCACTTTCAGCGGCCTGCTCATTGGAGGTCTCTTCGTCACACGAAATTGGGGACAACATCAATTGGACACCGGCCATGCCACGTACCACCTCACCTTCCCGCGCGAGCTCAAGCACGACGACGCGGCGTTACTCTTCACCTCGCTCCGGGGGCTGTACCGGCCCGTGCGTCGTGTGGGTGAACCCTTCGGCCGCAACACGATTGCCTTTGAAGTCCTGGCGACCCACACAGGCATTCACTACCTGATCAGCTTCCCGCCGAACGTGGCGGACATCGTGCGCGGCCACCTCTCCGGTGTCATACCCGGCATACGGGTTGAAGAGGTGGCCCAGCAACCTCGGCGCTGGAACTACGCCATTGAGCTTGCCCGCCGTGACGTCATCGTGGAGGACGAGCACGGGGCCTTCAAGGAGATACATCCCGACCCCCGACTCGTCCCGGTGTTGCTCCGTAGCATGACCGACTTGCACGAAAATGAAGCCGTCATCGTCCAGTTCGTCATGACGCCCATCGGCAACGTCATCGACCCCAAGCAAGACTCTGCCTTCTGGGTAGTGGGGCGGCTGGCGGCATCTGGCAACGACATCCGCGCCAAAGCCCTCATCAAACGCACGCTCTCGGCCTACAGCGGCTTGCAAGTCTTCCAGGCGCGCAAGCTCCGCACGGAGTGGACGACCCGAGTTAACAACCGCTCTGCTCCAACCATCCGTTGGCCCGGACAACTCAAAGCCCACGCCCTGGCTGTCGTGTGCGCCCTCCCCATCGGGACGCCGCAAGTACCGGGACTGGCACTTGGGCAAAGCCGTAGGTTGGCAGCCGGCCGAGACATGCCGCGGGACGGTATCCGGGTGGGAGTGAGTAACTACCCTGGCGATACGCGCGACCTGACGATGTCGGTGGATGCGCTCACACGCCATATGCATGTCCTAGGAGCCACGGCAACCGGCAAGACGACCGTACTAGAGAATCTGTTTCTTCAGACGGTTCAGAGCGGCTCTGGTGGCGTCTTCATCGACCCACATGGCGATGCGGCGAACAACATAGTTGACCGCATCCCCCACCACCGTCTCAACGATGTGGTGTGGTTCAACCCGGCAGACAGTAGCCGCTCGATCTCGCTCAACGTCTTCGCTGGCGACCCGTACATCGTCATGGACCAAATCCTGGCCGTCTTCGACAAGTTGTATGACATCCACCGCTTGCCCCAGACGGCCGATGTGCTGCGGTCGAGTGTGCTCACCCTTGCCCAGGCCGGTATGACCCTCATGGACATACCCGCGCTACTGGGAGTAGACGCAGCTTCCAACACCTTCCGGCACCGGCTAACGAAGGACTTGGACGACCCAGCGCTAAAGAACTTCTGGCAGTGGTACAACGGCCAATCTCCAAACCGGCAACTCGACGTCACCGCGCCCGTGTTGCGGCGGCTGCGGGCCTTTGAAGTCCGGCCGAACCTTCGGGCCTGCCTCGGGCAAGCCGGGAGGGGCCTCGACCTTGAAGCTATTATTCGGCAGCGCAAAATCCTGATTGTCTCACTCAGCAAGGGTCAACTCGGCGATGAAACGTCCCGACTGTTTGGGGCATTGCTCGTCGCGAAGGTACTGCAAGCCGCCCAAGGCCGTAGTGCCATCCCCGTGCATGAGCGCTCCCCTTTCGCTGTCTTCATCGACGAGTTCCAGAATTACGTCAGCACTCCAACTAACTTCGCCGATGTGTTGGCCGAGTCGCGTAAATACGGCGTCGGCTTCGTGCTGGCGCATCAGTACATGAGCCAGCTCTCACCCAACATAAGGGATTCCATCATGCCTAACACCCGCTCCAAAATCGTGTTCCCCTGCTCGGCCGCTGACGCACTCGTCATAGCGCGCGAGTTGGCGTGTGAGCTCACCGCCGCCGACTTTCAGACCCTCGAAAAGTTTGAGGTGGTGGTGAAGCTCGACGGCGGCGTGGCGGCTACTGCCCGAACGTTCCCGCCGACTCCATCACTTGGAACCAGGCAAACAGCTATTGAGAAGTCAAACAGCCGATATGGCCGGAGCATTGATGAAGTCCTCGGCGACCAGCGCAAGAGGCAGGGCCAGACAGCCACCACGGCGGCCCCGGAGGTGGCTTGGTGA
- a CDS encoding TVP38/TMEM64 family protein, with protein MLDRLPTSDGPAVRCTRALLSPWARLALLVALLTGAATSVLVWQPQHLVMDGWPQLSGGAAVVLFAAAYGVCAFAFVPRPLLNVAAGALFGTQAGLLSSLAGTVLGAGLSFCLGRVLGRDALRPLLRGRLITSVDRQLSKHGFRSMLAIRLFPGVPFAAANYSAAVSHMRLGPFLLATAIGSIPNTAAYVIAGSRASSPTSPAFLLAMGFIAVTGLGAVLVAVRARRSQSSRSSA; from the coding sequence ATGCTCGACCGCCTCCCGACGTCCGACGGCCCCGCCGTACGGTGCACCCGTGCGCTGCTCTCGCCGTGGGCGCGGCTGGCCCTGTTGGTAGCGCTGCTGACGGGCGCGGCCACGTCCGTCCTGGTCTGGCAGCCGCAGCACCTGGTCATGGACGGCTGGCCCCAGCTGTCGGGCGGCGCCGCGGTGGTGCTCTTCGCGGCCGCGTACGGGGTGTGCGCGTTCGCGTTCGTGCCCCGCCCGCTGCTCAACGTGGCGGCCGGCGCGCTCTTCGGGACGCAGGCCGGGCTGCTCTCCTCGCTGGCCGGCACCGTACTGGGCGCCGGGCTGTCCTTCTGTCTGGGCCGGGTGCTCGGCCGCGACGCGCTCCGACCCCTGCTGCGCGGCCGCCTGATCACCTCGGTGGACCGGCAGTTGAGCAAGCACGGCTTCCGCAGCATGCTCGCGATCCGGCTCTTCCCCGGTGTGCCTTTCGCCGCCGCCAACTACTCGGCGGCCGTCTCGCACATGCGCCTGGGCCCGTTCCTGCTCGCCACCGCGATCGGCAGCATCCCCAACACGGCCGCGTACGTCATAGCGGGCAGCCGCGCGTCATCACCGACCTCACCGGCCTTCCTGCTGGCCATGGGGTTCATCGCGGTGACCGGCCTGGGAGCCGTCCTGGTCGCCGTCCGGGCCCGCCGTTCGCAGAGCTCCAGGTCGTCCGCCTGA
- a CDS encoding undecaprenyl-diphosphate phosphatase codes for MSWFESIILGLVQGLTEFLPISSSAHLRLTAAFAGWHDPGAAFTAITQIGTETAVIIYFRKDIGRIVSTWARSLFDRRLRSELDARMGWLVIVGSIPIGVLGLLFQDAINGPFRDLRLIATTLIVMGLVLGVADRLAARGGPDDQGGRHRAAPPRKTLRDLTTRDGLVYGLCQAMALIPGVSRSGATISGGLFLGYTREAAARYSFLLAIPAVLASGVFELKDVGGDSHLSWGPTILATVIAFGVGYAVIAWFMRYISTKSFMPFVIYRVVLGIALFALVAAGVLDPKAAAFE; via the coding sequence ATGAGTTGGTTCGAATCCATCATTCTCGGCCTCGTCCAGGGGCTGACCGAGTTCCTTCCCATTTCCTCCAGTGCGCATCTGCGTCTCACCGCGGCCTTCGCGGGCTGGCACGACCCCGGTGCGGCCTTCACCGCGATCACCCAGATCGGCACCGAGACCGCGGTCATCATCTACTTCCGGAAGGACATCGGCCGGATCGTCTCCACCTGGGCCCGCTCGCTGTTCGACCGGCGGCTGCGCTCGGAGCTCGATGCCCGGATGGGCTGGCTGGTGATCGTCGGCAGCATCCCGATCGGTGTGCTCGGACTGCTCTTCCAGGACGCCATCAACGGACCCTTCCGCGATCTGCGGCTGATCGCCACCACCCTGATCGTCATGGGCCTGGTCCTCGGCGTCGCCGACCGCCTCGCCGCGCGCGGCGGCCCCGACGACCAGGGCGGCCGGCACCGCGCCGCACCGCCCCGCAAGACGCTCCGCGACCTCACCACCCGCGACGGGCTGGTCTACGGCCTGTGCCAGGCGATGGCCCTGATCCCCGGTGTCTCCCGCTCCGGCGCCACCATCAGCGGCGGCCTCTTCCTCGGCTACACCCGCGAGGCCGCGGCCCGGTACTCCTTCCTGCTCGCCATCCCCGCGGTCCTCGCGTCCGGGGTCTTCGAGCTCAAGGACGTCGGGGGTGACTCACATCTCTCCTGGGGACCGACGATCCTCGCCACGGTCATCGCGTTCGGCGTCGGATACGCCGTCATCGCCTGGTTCATGCGCTACATCTCCACCAAGAGCTTCATGCCCTTCGTGATCTACCGCGTCGTGCTCGGCATCGCGCTCTTCGCGCTGGTGGCGGCCGGTGTGCTGGACCCGAAGGCCGCCGCGTTCGAGTAA
- a CDS encoding pentapeptide repeat-containing protein, producing the protein MSENRERERERERERTQAEPEPGSGPAALRADCGNCFALCCVVPAFSASVDFAIDKNAGQACPNLGQDFRCGIHTRLRDKGFRGCTVYDCFGAGQKVSQLTFGGQDWRQAPRTARQMFQVFPVMRDLHELLWYLTEALTLRPARSLHAELGAALEETERLTRYNPELLVELDVPAHRGDVNALLLRASELVRAEVNGKKKDRRGADLIGARLRGADLRGANLRGAYLIGADLSGADLRTADVIGADFRDADLRGADLTGAIFLVQSQLDAARGDAGTKLPPALSHPERW; encoded by the coding sequence TTGTCCGAGAACCGCGAACGCGAACGTGAACGTGAACGTGAACGTACACAGGCCGAACCGGAACCCGGTTCAGGGCCGGCCGCCCTGCGGGCCGACTGCGGGAACTGCTTCGCGCTGTGCTGCGTCGTACCGGCGTTCTCCGCCTCCGTCGACTTCGCGATCGACAAGAACGCCGGTCAGGCCTGCCCCAATCTGGGACAGGACTTCCGCTGCGGCATTCACACCCGGCTCCGGGACAAGGGCTTCCGGGGCTGCACCGTCTACGACTGCTTCGGCGCCGGGCAGAAGGTCTCGCAGCTGACCTTCGGCGGCCAGGACTGGCGGCAGGCACCCCGCACGGCGCGGCAGATGTTCCAGGTCTTCCCCGTCATGCGGGACCTGCATGAGCTGCTCTGGTACCTGACCGAGGCGCTGACGCTGCGGCCGGCCCGCTCGCTGCACGCCGAGCTCGGGGCCGCGCTGGAGGAGACCGAACGCCTCACCCGGTACAACCCCGAACTTCTCGTGGAGCTGGACGTGCCGGCCCACCGCGGCGACGTCAACGCCCTGCTGCTGCGGGCCAGCGAACTCGTGCGGGCCGAGGTAAATGGCAAGAAGAAGGACCGCAGAGGAGCCGACCTCATCGGCGCCCGGCTCAGAGGGGCCGACCTGCGGGGCGCCAACCTGCGCGGGGCGTATCTCATCGGGGCCGACCTCTCGGGCGCCGATCTGCGGACGGCCGACGTGATCGGCGCCGACTTCAGGGACGCCGATCTGCGCGGCGCCGACCTCACCGGGGCCATCTTCCTCGTCCAGTCCCAACTGGACGCGGCGCGCGGGGATGCCGGAACGAAGCTGCCGCCCGCGCTCAGCCACCCCGAACGCTGGTAG
- a CDS encoding HAD family hydrolase, with product MIEAMVFDIGETLISDTRYWESWADWLGIPRHTMSALVGAVVSQGRDNADALRLIRPGLDLPAAHAARRTAGRGEFLDESDLYPDVRPALGGLRKLGIRVLVAGNQSARAGELLRGLDLPADVIATSEEWGVAKPSPEFFARIVELAQAEPHEIVYVGDHPANDVFPAKDAGLLVAHLRRGPWGHLWADDPETVRAADWRIGSLTDLTSIVSNQTV from the coding sequence GTGATCGAGGCAATGGTGTTCGATATCGGCGAGACTCTCATCAGCGATACCCGGTACTGGGAGTCATGGGCCGACTGGCTCGGAATTCCGCGACATACGATGTCCGCCCTGGTCGGCGCCGTTGTGTCCCAAGGCCGTGACAACGCCGACGCGTTGCGGCTCATTCGTCCCGGGCTCGATCTCCCGGCCGCCCACGCGGCCCGCCGGACCGCCGGCCGCGGTGAGTTCCTCGACGAATCCGACCTCTACCCGGATGTGCGTCCGGCGCTGGGCGGGTTGCGGAAGCTCGGAATCCGGGTGCTGGTCGCGGGCAACCAATCGGCGCGTGCCGGTGAGCTGTTGCGCGGTCTGGACCTGCCTGCGGACGTGATCGCGACGTCCGAGGAGTGGGGTGTCGCCAAGCCCAGCCCGGAATTCTTCGCCCGGATCGTCGAGTTGGCGCAGGCCGAGCCGCACGAGATCGTCTACGTCGGGGACCATCCGGCCAACGACGTCTTCCCGGCGAAGGATGCCGGACTACTGGTCGCACATCTCCGGCGCGGGCCGTGGGGCCATCTGTGGGCGGACGATCCGGAGACGGTCCGGGCAGCCGACTGGCGCATCGGTTCCCTGACCGATCTGACCTCGATCGTCTCGAACCAGACGGTGTGA